The bacterium genome has a window encoding:
- a CDS encoding SH3 domain-containing protein, with protein sequence MATGVITAQRANVRAAPTLKSPSIMTLEQGTELLVEYEHNGWNLLSPSTPLPKYHHLFFTYSRTPRATFSD encoded by the coding sequence GTGGCTACCGGGGTAATAACAGCTCAAAGAGCAAATGTACGAGCTGCTCCTACTCTTAAAAGCCCATCAATTATGACTCTTGAACAAGGAACAGAGCTTCTTGTTGAGTATGAGCACAATGGGTGGAACCTCCTCTCCCCAAGTACTCCTCTCCCCAAGTACCACCATCTTTTTTTCACATACTCACGAACGCCTCGGGCTACTTTCTCCGATTAA